A stretch of the Perca fluviatilis chromosome 17, GENO_Pfluv_1.0, whole genome shotgun sequence genome encodes the following:
- the LOC120545562 gene encoding sorting nexin-18-like has translation MALKARVLYDFHSENPGEISITENELVTLFNEEELEGWLEGENSRGEAGLFPASYVEIIRDHITSSATNNNNNGLSSPPTKALTPTHTSHTSSGTQSPRGLGAGSGGSGGGSFHTSQGSDDDWDDDWDDAPPAAADAGKQGLGSSPAMYPVTTSLPGRRESSQQQQQQQQAKGSATVGRNLNRFSTFVKSGGEAFLLGEASAFVKDGDRICVAMGKHGPEWQEDPYPFLCTIDDPTKQTKFKGMKSYMSYGLTPTHTNVQVNRRYKHFDWLYARLVERFPVISVPHLPEKQATGRFEEDFISKRRKGLIWWMNHMTSHPVLARCDVFQHFLTCGADEKAWKQGKRKAERDELVGSNFFLTISTPAVPLDLQEVESKIEGFKTFTKRMDENIVVVNATINEFARKQMAGFKKEYQKVGQSFALLGQAFELDQQTYSAGLNKAIAYTGEAYEAVGEYFAEQPRHDLAPISDLLDLYRGHLANFPDIIHVQKGALTKVRDCPKQEGELHDRCNIISCATLAEIQHFHRTRVRDFRSQMQHYLREQIGFFQKITAKLEDALQRYDDEE, from the exons ATGGCGTTAAAGGCCAGAGTGCTGTATGACTTCCACTCTGAGAACCCAGGGGAGATCTCCATAACAGAGAACGAGCTGGTGACTCTGTTCAAcgaggaggagctggagggcTGGCTGGAGGGGGAGAACAGCAGGGGGGAGGCCGGCCTCTTCCCTGCCTCCTACGTGGAGATCATCAGGGACCACATCACCTCCAGcgccaccaacaacaacaacaacggccTCTCCTCGCCCCCGACCAAAGCCCTGACGCCCACCCACACCTCCCACACGTCCTCGGGCACGCAGTCTCCGAGAGGCCTCGGGGCCGGCAGCGGTGGCAGCGGCGGAGGCAGCTTCCACACCAGCCAGGGCAGCGATGACGACTGGGACGACGACTGGGACGACGCCCCTCCCGCTGCGGCCGACGCAGGGAAGCAGGGTCTGGGCAGCTCGCCCGCCATGTACCCGGTGACCACCTCGTTGCCCGGGCGGCGCGagagcagccagcagcagcagcagcagcagcaggccaaGGGCTCGGCAACAGTGGGGAGGAACCTCAACAGGTTCTCCACCTTTGTCAAGTCTGGAGGGGAGGCCTTCCTGCTCGGGGAggcctctgcttttgtgaaggACGGGGACCGGATCTGCGTGGCGATGGGGAAGCATGGACCGGAGTGGCAGGAGGACCCGTATCCGTTCCTGTGCACCATCGACGACCCCACCAAGCAGACCAAGTTCAAAGGCATGAAGAGCTACATGTCCTACGGCCTGACCCCGACCCACACCAACGTGCAAGTCAACCGCAG GTATAAGCACTTTGACTGGCTGTACGCTCGGCTCGTGGAGCGCTTCCCGGTCATCTCGGTGCCCCACCTGCCAGAGAAGCAGGCCACCGGCCGCTTCGAGGAAGACTTCATCTCCAAACGGAGGAAGGGACTGATCTGGTGGATGAACCACATGACCAGCCACCCTGTGCTGGCACGCTGTGACGTTTTCCAGCATTTCCTAACGTGCGGGGCGGATGAGAAGGCCTGGAAACAGGGCAAGAGGAAGGCAGAGAGGGACGAGCTGGTCGGGTCCAATTTCTTCCTCACAATCAG CACGCCGGCTGTCCCGCTGGACCTCCAGGAAGTCGAGAGCAAGATCGAAGGCTTCAAGACCTTCACCAAGAGGATGGACGAGAACATCGTGGTCGTGAACGCCACCATCAACGAGTTCGCCCGCAAGCAGATGGCAGGGTTCAAGAAGGAGTACCAGAAAGTCGGACAGTCCTTCGCACTCCTGGGGCAGGCGTTCGAGCTGGACCAGCAGACCTACTCAGCAGGCCTGAACAAAGCCATCGCCTACACCGGCGAGGCCTACGAGGCGGTGGGAGAGTATTTTGCTGAGCAGCCACGCCACGACCTGGCTCCCATTTCTGACCTGCTGGACCTCTACAGAGGACACCTGGCCAATTTCCCTGACATCATCCATGTGCAGAAAG GTGCACTGACCAAGGTGAGAGACTGTCCAAAGCAGGAAGGTGAGCTCCACGACCGCTGCAACATCATTTCCTGCGCCACGCTGGCTGAGATCCAGCACTTCCACCGCACGCGTGTACGGGACTTCCGCTCGCAGATGCAGCACTACCTCCGCGAGCAGATCGGCTTCTTCCAGAAGATCACCGCCAAGCTGGAGGACGCGCTTCAGAGATATGACGATGAGGAGtag
- the LOC120545561 gene encoding coiled-coil domain-containing protein 106 — protein MSDPVQTTSDSLSKLVRWAHSHGTICNLIPSLQRLTYASHGNVLTPEPVPRGSSDPVAVWSCGAGHAYHWPLSDHSNACGSSANTSQGQERVVVGRRPSDKGTAKPPCELFYGEAASEEEFSSQLFDIVGCDSSATDDDGDWEPPRSKKRGGAPGGAVTGKKIKQELTPAEDYGTAANIASMGVAVDLVCEGVVDPDMKLLGGGSCTTTETTERTAGEQTELEKLRALLYAERHRNQQMTEIISGLKQDKELLQQELTKKAELICDFMRPEKTWPGCSNPMEAGGSHMHSSDEAAGFDSSTMFDSFEEKELSLQDRRRTLKSKTSRDGENPRVRMKNVKGVIARYTAALQEYRRNVSMKVAFDRVGVDRNTISRTASIAELSLAAPEVFQLLAPWDEKEETLAHYAHRCRQAMDDNIKAKVKTMKAKGELLPIVSKIQIVTH, from the exons ATGTCCGACCCGGTTCAGACCACCTCTGACAGTCTGTCTAAACTGGTCCGCTGGGCTCACAGCCACGGCACCATCTGCAACCTCATCCCAAGCCTGCAGCGCCTCACCTATGCTTCCCACGGCAACGTGCTGACACCTGAACCTGTTCCCCGTGGCAGCAGCGACCCTGTCGCTGTGTGGAGTTGTGGCGCCGGACACGCCTACCACTGGCCCCTCAGTGACCATAGCAACGCCTGCGGAAGCTCAGCGAATACCAGCCAGGGCCAGGAGAGGGTTGTTGTTGGACGGCGTCCGTCCGATAAG GGGACGGCGAAGCCGCCATGTGAACTCTTCTATGGCGAAGCAGCGTCGGAGGAGGAGTTCAGCAGCCAGCTGTTTGACATCGTTGGATGCGATTCGTCGGCCACAGACGACGATGGCGACTGGGAGCCCCCCCGATCCAAGAAGAGAGGCGGGGCACCAGGAGGAGCAGTAACCGGGAAGAAAATCAAGCAGGAATTAACTCCTGCGGAGGATTATGGCACTGCTGCTAACATAGCTAGCATGGGGGTAGCAGTGGATCTGGTGTGTGAGGGCGTAGTGGACCCAGACATGAAGCTGCTAGGAGGAGGCAGCTGCACGACCACAGAGACTACAGAGAGGACTGCAG GCGAGCAGACCGAGCTGGAGAAGCTGCGAGCGTTACTTTATGCAGAACGCCACCGTAACCAGCAGATGACGGAGATCATCTCCGGTCTGAAGCAGGACAAAGAGCTGCTGCAGCAGGAACTCACTAAAAAAGCCGAACTCATCTGTGACTTCATGCGGCCAG AGAAGACGTGGCCTGGGTGCTCTAACCCGATGGAAGCGGGAGGTTCACACATGCACTCTTCTGACGAGGCGGCCGGGTTCGACTCGTCGACCATGTTTGACTCATTTGAGGAAAAAGAGCTTAGCCTGCAGGACCGCCGCCGGACCCTGAAGAGCAAGACGAGCCGGGACGGAGAAAACCCCCGAGTCAGGA tgaaaaaCGTAAAGGGTGTGATAGCACGCTACACGGCAGCCCTCCAGGAATATCGCCGCAATGTTTCCATGAAGGTGGCCTTTGACCGGGTCGGTGTGGACCGCAACACCATCTCCCGTACGGCGTCCATAGCTGAGCTCAGTCTGGCCGCTCCGGAGGTGTTTCAGTTGCTGGCGCCGTGGGATGAGAAAGAGGAGACGCTGGCACATTACGCCCACCGCTGCCGACAGGCCATGGACGACAACATTAAGGCCAAAGTCAAAACGATGAAGGCCAAAGGCGAACTGCTGCCCATTGTGTCAAAGATACAAATAGTTACACACTGA